A single genomic interval of Alteromonas sp. CI.11.F.A3 harbors:
- a CDS encoding FecR family protein — MNNEFQHNDAASNVVPLIVHEDVLDQASLWLVKLEEGLSEQETAALKLWLKSEHNRTAFMEVVTLWDKMSVLSQLSDIVPHTPENNHTPWKRHLAMAATALLVGLLSWQGTSYFHLNYLNQNKATEVSPPNYSLQASTKAGEHKTIELEDGSILWLNTNSHVSIAFTDTKRVVHLIQGELHIDVAKEPMRPLNVLAAGKVMEAVGTAFNVQYHQGDLELLVTEGIVKVNNFSLEDSKSITRPIVNQHANALVLTQGQKSLLSLPKSAIEVISQDEMEKQLSWREGKIVFRGDPLLQVIDEVSRYTDKEIVLGDASLANLQVAGLFNTNDVDALLATLADNLNIHTEYSDEAIVLRAN; from the coding sequence ATGAATAATGAGTTTCAGCACAATGATGCAGCCAGTAATGTGGTGCCTTTGATTGTCCATGAGGATGTGCTCGATCAGGCCAGCCTTTGGTTGGTGAAGCTTGAGGAAGGCTTATCGGAACAAGAGACCGCGGCATTGAAGCTATGGTTAAAAAGCGAGCATAATCGCACTGCTTTTATGGAAGTGGTGACGCTTTGGGACAAAATGTCTGTGCTAAGCCAGCTTAGCGATATTGTTCCCCACACGCCTGAAAACAATCACACGCCCTGGAAACGCCATCTTGCCATGGCAGCTACAGCTTTATTGGTTGGATTACTGAGTTGGCAAGGCACCAGCTATTTTCACCTTAACTACTTAAATCAAAATAAGGCCACTGAAGTTTCACCACCCAATTATAGTTTGCAAGCCTCGACCAAAGCCGGTGAACATAAAACGATTGAGTTAGAAGATGGCAGCATACTGTGGTTAAACACTAATTCACACGTGAGCATTGCCTTTACCGATACAAAACGAGTTGTACACCTCATTCAGGGCGAACTTCATATCGATGTTGCCAAGGAACCTATGCGCCCCTTGAACGTGTTAGCGGCGGGCAAGGTCATGGAGGCCGTAGGCACCGCGTTTAATGTGCAATATCACCAAGGCGATCTAGAACTGCTTGTTACCGAAGGCATTGTGAAAGTAAATAATTTTTCCTTAGAGGACAGTAAAAGTATTACGCGTCCAATTGTTAATCAGCACGCGAATGCTTTGGTACTGACGCAAGGTCAGAAGTCTTTGCTATCGCTACCAAAGTCAGCCATAGAAGTTATAAGCCAAGATGAAATGGAAAAGCAGCTATCTTGGCGAGAAGGTAAAATTGTTTTTAGGGGCGACCCATTACTTCAAGTGATTGACGAAGTCAGCCGTTATACCGACAAAGAAATTGTGCTCGGCGATGCAAGCCTGGCTAATTTGCAAGTTGCAGGGCTGTTTAATACTAACGATGTGGATGCCTTGTTAGCCACCCTTGCAGATAACCTGAATATTCACACCGAATATTCAGATGAAGCCATTGTGCTGCGCGCTAATTAA
- a CDS encoding sigma-70 family RNA polymerase sigma factor has product MPVETAIHNAYMSARSSMAKMLSRLVPPKEVDDILQDTYVRLCQARTTSHIKEPKSFLFKTAKNLAYDHLKRCDTRMVDDSVEAANALESAVNGIDDEPRHNTATQQEFKQFCDAVRVLPKQCRRAFVLKKVYGYSLKEIAKELGISEKTVEKHIAEGIKRCTLFMRKQTEDSSRLNTFQGSAPVKGNSHE; this is encoded by the coding sequence ATGCCCGTAGAAACCGCGATACATAATGCTTACATGTCGGCGAGAAGCTCGATGGCGAAAATGCTGTCCCGCCTTGTGCCGCCTAAAGAAGTGGACGATATTCTACAAGATACATACGTTCGACTCTGCCAAGCTAGAACTACGTCTCATATAAAAGAGCCTAAATCTTTTTTATTTAAGACCGCCAAGAACTTAGCCTACGATCACCTTAAACGCTGCGACACACGTATGGTGGATGACAGCGTTGAGGCGGCAAACGCATTAGAAAGCGCGGTTAACGGAATAGATGACGAACCCCGTCACAATACGGCTACCCAGCAAGAATTTAAGCAATTTTGTGATGCGGTTCGTGTTCTCCCCAAGCAATGCAGACGCGCATTTGTATTAAAGAAAGTGTATGGCTACTCTCTTAAAGAGATTGCTAAAGAGCTAGGAATAAGCGAAAAAACTGTGGAAAAACACATTGCAGAAGGCATTAAACGGTGCACTCTTTTTATGCGTAAACAAACCGAAGATAGTTCGCGTTTGAATACGTTTCAGGGTAGCGCGCCTGTAAAGGGGAACTCACATGAATAA